The genomic region GTGCACTGCAACATGAGGCGAGTGCCCTGAACCAAATGGTGGTGATCAGGTGTGCGTGTGGCGTTTCATCTGTGTACGTGGGTCAGGTTAATTAGGTGCCGTAGCATCCAATCACCTAATTCCGTGTATACAAATTTAGCTCTACTATGTGTTGTATATTTTTGGATGGCGTGTGATACCGTATTTAATACCAAAATCGAAGTTGCATATTTTTTTTGAACGATGTTCAGTTAACTTCTTGTCATTGTTCTCTTCTTCAAGTTCAACAAACAGACTTCCCAGGAACAGAACAGCTCTGCTCTCTCGCTCTCTTTTCGGTCGCTTTTTGAAAAGCCCTTGGCCGCCGGCGTCCTCCGTTCTTTCATCAATTGGGGTTTTTGATGGCCAGACGATCGGGTTCAGGCTGTTTGAGGACAATGGGGCGTGCAAAGGTGGAGTCGAAGAGGATCGAGAACCGGGTGAGCCGACATGTGACCTTCTTCTCCAAGCGCCGCAAGGGCCTGCTCAACCTCGCCGTGCTGTGCGATGTGGATGTCGGCGTCGGCGTCTTCTCCGAGCGCGGCAAGGTGTTCCAGTACCCCGGCCTTGCCGGCCAGGTACGAGGCCGTCGACAACACCCAACTTCTCATCAGGTGCGTACGTACCCAATGCAGCTTCAGGTCTTGATGCTTCAGCATCTTCACTTGTTCAGGCTGTTCTtccgccgtcgccgtcgtcgttcgGGTTCCTCGTGAAGAACAATGTGGCGATGGCCAAAACCATTCTGGCCATCGTGGCCATTATCTCTCTGCTCGTGCCGCCCGCAGCGGCGACGGACCATGACTCCTACAACGCCGCGCCCGCCCCCGTGCCCTCCTCCAAGTTTCCCACCGCTGCAGCTGCACCGGTACTCCCAGTCGGAGGCGCTGCGCCATCGAAATCTAAGGTCGTCATCTCATTGCAGAATCCTACTTAGCTTACTCTGTGTCATGAACTTTGAATGCATCTTCTGGCTTCTGCAGACGGAATATGATGCAGCCGATGAAGACAAGAAGAAGAGCATTCTGCCCATTGTTCTCGTTGTCGCCATCGCTAGCTTAAGTATGGCTTCCCTTAGTGGCGATTCTCCTGTACGAGCGATGGCGTGGAAGGGACCGTCATCAACACCGAGGGCAGGCAGCGAGGAAGATCACGGTAGTGAGGTTTCACAGCGACGACGAGCCTGGAGATGACTGCTCCATCTGCCTGGACCCGTACGCTGACCGTGATAGAGTAGGCCTCCTTCCCTGCAGCCACAGATTTCACGCCGTCTGCATCCGCAAATGGATCGAAGGCGGCGTGAGCTCTACGTGTCCAACCTGCAGGGAGGTGGTCTGAACTCTGAACTGATGAGCTCGTGCCCAACAGAAGAACACGCCGCGGTGCGCGCCTCCGCCATGGCCGCAAGGTTTTCATTATTGGCATACGAAAAAAAAACCCGGAGGTCTATAAATTGGATATATCATAAATATCGGGTCAAATTaaattttttttgaatttttttaCACAATTTTTGCTTGAAATCTTCTCTAATCCATTAAACGTCACTAATTGCATAGAACACCAAACCCATATTACAATATTTCAGCACATAGATAGATTCAACGTGGAACGTAATAAATCATCACTAAATCGCACCTAAAGTACAGATTTTTTTTGAAAGGGAATGACAAAAGACTTGCCGCTCCAATATATTATAAGAGAAATAAGTTTACAGAAGACACGATAGAAGCAAAAGAGAAGAACAAAACGATGAAATAAAACCTACTGAACATAGAGCTCCTTCACCACAAAAGCAACCTGCTCTGCAAACCTCTGTTTCCTGTAAAAGATTTTATTGTTTCTTTCCAACCATAAGCTCTACCAAAAATAAATCAGAAGACCGTAAAAAATTCTCCACGATTGCCTCCTGCAAAGCCTTCTTAAAATCCTCCACCAACCATACGACTCGGAACCATAGTTCCCATTTAGGAACGAAAGGTTGGCCCATGAGCGGATTTTGCCCCACATCTCCCCGCTGAAGGGACAATTCTTGCATAAGTGAATTGCTATTTCAGATGTCGAGTTGTGAAGACAACAAATAGGATTGCAAGGCCATCCCCTTTTCCGAAGATTGTCCGTCGTCAACACTCTGTTATGTAAAAGAGTCCAAGGGAAAAAGCGGCATTCTGGTTCAGTTTTTGCTTTTCAAATGGGACATATTTTTATTTTGCAGAAATTTGTTGAGAACTGAATTTTATAGGCACGACTTGCACTATACTGACCATCTGTCGTCCATCTCCATGAGATGGTATCTTCCAAATTGTTGAGCTCTTGCATGGTACCGATGGCCTGCCAAAGGGATACAAAATCTTTTATTTCCTCTTCTCTTATGCATGTGAGGCATAGCTGGGTCCAGCTATTGTTTCTAAGAGCTTGAAAACCCAAAATGTTCTTCTTCTTTGCTTTCTTGAAGAGACTTGGTGCGATATTCTTCGGTGCTTGGTCGTGTATCCAACTCGATTTCAAGAAATTGGTTGTTCTTCCATTACCGACATTCACTAATGTGGATGCATTGAAAAGATCTTCGTCGGCTTTGTCACATGGCAATTGCATAGCAGCCCATGCCTTAGCTCTGTCCTTCCACTGCATCCACAACCATCTGATTCTTAATTCCCTTGTAAAATGCTCTAGGCCTAGAATACCCAGATCCCCTTGTTCTTTGGCAAACGAGTTGTAGACTAGTTGATCAAGAAGTGACCTCCGTTGCCTGATTCTAGGTTGCTTCCTTTCCAGAGAAAGTTTCTTCTTATCTTATCAATTTTTTGCAATAACCATTTTTGAGTCGGAAAACCGTCAGGTGATAAATAGGATGGGCAGTTAACACAGATTTAACCAGGGTTTCTCTACATGCCTTTGTCAGAAGTCTGCCTTTCCACCCAGCTAGCCTTTTATTGATTTTTTCCACAAGGGGTTGAAGTGTAATCCTTTTAACGTTTCTGAAGTGAAGAGGGAGACCAAGGTACTTTCCGAGTAGATTAGTATATTTGCTAGGGAACACTTCCGAAAGATTTGGCCAAAGGGACTCAGGATAACGAATCAGGAAGATGTCTGTTTTATCAAAGTTGATCTTCAGCCCTGAGCATCCTTCGAAAGTTTCTAGAACTGTTTTAAGAACTTTTAGGTCTGTAATGTCTGCTCTAACAAACACCCCCACATCATCTGCATAAAGGGAACAACGAAGCTTTGCCCCTTTCagcaagtgaaagggaaatgtgcccttgggccatttctattatgttttggtgattagatgcccaacacatagagTTATGACTTTATAAGCTAAGTGTCAAAGAGATGCAAATGGAaaagcaaggtatgattctagccttagtaaattgtttttggtactaacattattctactaagtgctaggaaccttatcGAACCAAGAGAAatcggattggagaagtttggctaagtctaTCCAAACTTGCACAAGCCtgcggtgcaccagactgtccggtgtgcaccaggcagtgtccggtgcccaggctggcgccCTGGCGAACATGCCGCTCTCGAGAAAATGCTAAGGCCACCATgattataattcatcggactgtccggtgtgcaccggactatccggtgtgccaaccacgcgcccagccaacggtcgaccg from Zea mays cultivar B73 chromosome 6, Zm-B73-REFERENCE-NAM-5.0, whole genome shotgun sequence harbors:
- the LOC103629878 gene encoding uncharacterized protein, with amino-acid sequence MAKTILAIVAIISLLVPPAAATDHDSYNAAPAPVPSSKFPTAAAAPVLPVGGAAPSKSKTEYDAADEDKKKSILPIVLVVAIASLSMASLSGDSPVRAMAWKGPSSTPRAGSEEDHGSEVSQRRRAWR